A stretch of Prunus dulcis chromosome 6, ALMONDv2, whole genome shotgun sequence DNA encodes these proteins:
- the LOC117631420 gene encoding protein UPSTREAM OF FLC-like: MDVRFRRPTRETSPDRAKACGMQMQMQPRLNNKPIKKHQVVYYLSRNGHLEHPHYMEITHLANRPLRLRDVMERLTALRGKGMPSLYSWSCKRSYKNGYVWNDLAENDTIYPAEGAEYVLKGSELLEGCSAERLDQLQISSSQQIQDTNFESKRRSPLAPTRNRREHDHQQAENKYLITKYPHHDHDPDQDYDEQEEEEDYEDEKTSYTSSTTPHSRCSRGVSTTDELEEPPQTRKTPTESTHPEPSPPPNPSIILSNQPNQTTSLSERFEDGDPVAVSTSKSSAQSRNSVLLQLIACGSSAVAKAKNAPCVKQHTVYNTPFEKKSSESFRKEVVYKAAVKVAAEEDMINYMSENPRFGNLQAEEKEYFSGSIVESIKEDRISAERALKRSNSYNEERSTKAGLAAETVEEEKREKAGVKGKCIPRKLSSAVSKQTRK, from the exons ATGGATGTTCGTTTTAGGAGACCCACCAGAGAAACCAGCCCAGACAGAGCCAAAGCTTGCGGCATGCAGATGCAGATGCAGCCAAGACTCAACAACAAACCCATCAAAAAACACCAAGTCGTCTACTATCTTTCAAGAAATGGCCATCTTGAGCATCCCCATTACATGGAAATCACCCATTTGGCCAACCGGCCACTTCGTTTGAGAG ATGTAATGGAACGGCTCACGGCTCTTAGAGGCAAAGGCATGCCCTCACTATATTCTTGGTCTTGCAAAAG gagCTACAAGAATGGTTACGTGTGGAACGATTTAGCTGAAAACGATACAATCTATCCAGCAGAAGGAGCTGAATATGTACTCAAAGGATCAGAACTACTTGAAGGCTGCTCTGCAG AAAGATTAGATCAGCTTCAGATAAGCAGCAGCCAACAGATACAAGACACAAATTTTGAGTCCAAGAGAAGATCACCACTTGCTCCAACCCGAAACAGAAGAGAACACGATCATCAACAAGCAGAGAATAAGTACCTCATCACCAAGTATCCTCATCATGATCATGATCCAGACCAAGACTACgatgaacaagaagaagaagaagactatGAGGATGAGAAGACAAGCTACACCAGCTCCACCACACCCCACTCTCGCTGCTCAAGAGGGGTTTCCACCACAGACGAACTCGAAGAGCCTCCACAAACCCGCAAAACCCCAACTGAGTCAACTCACCCCGAGccatctcctcctccaaaCCCATCAATTATATTATCAAATCAACCCAACCAAACCACCAGTCTCTCGGAAAGGTTCGAGGACGGCGACCCAGTTGCTGTTTCCACCTCCAAGTCTTCAGCACAGAGCAGGAACTCTGTTCTGCTTCAGCTCATAGCATGTGGAAGCTCTGCTGTGGCCAAAGCGAAGAACGCGCCTTGTGTGAAGCAGCACACAGTTTATAATACACCATTTGAGAAGAAGAGCAGCGAGAGCTTTCGAAAAGAGGTTGTGTACAAGGCTGCTGTGAAGGTGGCGGCTGAAGAGGACATGATCAATTACATGTCTGAGAATCCAAGGTTTGGGAATTTGCAGGCGGAGGAGAAAGAGTATTTTAGTGGGAGTATTGTTGAGAGTATCAAGGAAGATCGAATTTCAGCCGAGCGTGCACTCAAAAGATCGAATTCTTACAATGAAGAAAG GAGCACTAAGGCTGGGTTAGCGGCCGAAACAgtagaggaagagaagagagagaaggcagGTGTGAAAGGAAAGTGCATTCCTCGTAAACTATCTTCTGCTGTATCAAAACAAACAAGGAAATGA
- the LOC117631170 gene encoding 2,3-bisphosphoglycerate-dependent phosphoglycerate mutase-like, with protein sequence MVANAFRHPVGVIQLHGSVGDTGSMSKCRQMSFRFISKNFAVDVGLLRKEQCGSRQCKLQVIRASSSQTSTTDPILSTSKAESALILIRHGESLWNEKNLFTGCVDVPLTKRGVDEAIEAGKRISNIPIDMIFTSSLIRAQMTAMLAMTQHRRKKVPIITHNESRQAKTWSQIYSGDTKKQSIPVVTAWQLNERMYGELQGLNKLETAERYGKEQVHEWRRSYDIPPPSGESLEMCSQRAVAYFKEHIEPKLQSGKNVLVAAHGNSLRSIIMYLERLTSQEVISLELSTGVPLLYIHKEEKFMRRGSPVGPTEPGVYAHTKSLALYRQELDKKSH encoded by the exons ATGGTTGCGAATGCTTTCCGCCATCCTGTTGGGGTAATTCAGCTCCATGGTTCTGTTGGTGACACTGGTTCTATGAGCAAATGTAGGCAGATGTCTTTCAGATTTATCTCCAAAAATTTTGCGGTTGATGTGGGTTTGCTTAGAAAAGAACAATGTGGTTCTAGACAGTGTAAACTGCAAGTAATTCGtgcatcttcttctcaaaCTTCAACAACTGATCCAATTTTATCTACCTCGAAAG CTGAAAGTGCTTTAATACTAATTCGTCATGGCGAATCTTTGTGGAATGAGAAGAACTTGTTCACCGGTTGTGTTGATGTGCCTTTAACCAAGAGAGGTGTAGATGAGGCAATAGAAGCCGGTAAGAGAATTAGCAACATCCCTATAGATATGATTTTCACATCTTCGCTGATTCGTGCACAGATGACAGCTATGCTTGCCATGACCCAACACCGCCGAAAGAAG GTACCAATCATTACGCATAACGAGAGTAGACAGGCGAAAACATGGAGTCAAATTTACAGTGGAGATACTAAGAAGCAATCGATTCCAGTTGTAACTGCTTGGCAATTGAACGAAAGAAT GTATGGTGAATTACAGGGTCTTAATAAGCTAGAGACAGCTGAAAGATATGGAAAGGAGCAAGTGCATGAGTGGCGTCGGAGTTATGATATTCCTCCCCCAAGCGGTGAGAGCTTGGAAATGTGTTCACAAAGAGCTGTAGCCTACTTTAAAGAACAT ATTGAACCAAAACTACAATCTGGAAAGAACGTGCTGGTTGCTGCCCATGGGAATTCGTTAAGGTCTATAATCATGTATCTTGAGAGATTAACTTCCCAAGAG GTTATTAGCTTAGAGTTATCAACCGGTGTACCACTGCTTTATATTCATAAGGAGGAAAAGTTTATGAGGAGGGGAAGTCCAGTTGGACCTACAGAACCTGGTGTTTATGCTCATACTAAG AGTTTAGCTCTCTACAGGCAAGAATTGGATAAAAAGTCGCATTGA
- the LOC117633233 gene encoding protein DOWNSTREAM OF FLC-like: MAISRVLLLFALCVLPGLVSARTLGNPFHIQGRVYCDTCRCGFETTATTYIPGATVRIECKYRNTLQLAYSVEGETDATGTYNILVEDDHEDQICESVLVSSPVNDCKSADPGRKRANVVVTRYNGVVKDKHYANNMGFFKDQPLAGCEELLKQYLNYDQPE, translated from the exons ATGGCCATCTCtagggttttgttgttgtttgctCTCTGTGTGCTTCCGGGGCTTGTCAGCGCACGCACATTGGGCAACCCCTTCCACATCCAGGGCCGCGTCTACTGCGACACTTGCCGTTGTGGTTTTGAGACCACTGCCACCACTTACATTCCCG GTGCAACTGTGAGAATTGAGTGTAAATACAGGAACACCTTGCAGCTTGCTTACAGTGTTGAGGGAGAGACCGACGCAACTGGAACATACAACATTTTGGTTGAAGATGACCATGAGGACCAAATCTGTGAGTCTGTTCTTGTTAGCAGCCCAGTAAATGACTGTAAATCAGCAGACCCGGGACGTAAACGTGCGAACGTGGTGGTCACCCGTTACAACGGCGTCGTTAAGGACAAGCATTACGCAAATAACATGGGATTCTTCAAGGATCAGCCGTTGGCTGGGTGTGAAGAACTGCTAAAGCAATACTTGAACTATGATCAGCCAGaatag